Proteins co-encoded in one Kribbella solani genomic window:
- a CDS encoding SDR family NAD(P)-dependent oxidoreductase, translating into MEFSPSDVALVTGGGSGLGEATVRRLAADGLGVVIVDLPSSAGKALADELGDRVVFAPADVTDEAAVTAALDAAAALGTLRVLVTCAGVATPGRVVGRKGPLPLATFRQVIEVNLIGTFNVLRLAAERMLAADPSADGDRGVVVMTASIAAYDGQVGQAAYASSKGGIVALTLTAARDLADKGIRVVTIAPGTMETPMLAGLPEETRTVLEQQIPHPSRLGKPSEYAALVRHILDNQLLNGEVIRLDGALRMPPR; encoded by the coding sequence ATGGAGTTCAGCCCGTCCGATGTCGCTCTGGTCACCGGTGGTGGATCGGGGCTCGGGGAGGCGACGGTCCGGCGGCTGGCCGCGGACGGGCTCGGCGTGGTGATCGTCGATCTGCCGTCGTCCGCGGGCAAGGCGCTCGCGGACGAGCTGGGAGATCGGGTGGTGTTCGCGCCCGCCGATGTCACCGACGAGGCCGCGGTGACGGCGGCGCTGGACGCGGCGGCGGCGCTCGGGACGTTGCGGGTGCTGGTGACCTGCGCCGGGGTCGCGACCCCCGGCCGGGTCGTCGGCCGGAAAGGTCCGTTGCCGCTGGCAACTTTCCGGCAGGTGATCGAGGTGAACCTGATCGGCACCTTCAACGTACTCCGGCTGGCCGCCGAGCGGATGCTCGCCGCTGACCCGTCCGCTGACGGTGACCGCGGCGTCGTGGTGATGACGGCGTCGATCGCGGCGTACGACGGCCAGGTCGGGCAGGCAGCGTACGCGTCGAGCAAGGGCGGGATCGTCGCCCTCACCCTCACCGCCGCCCGCGACCTTGCGGACAAGGGCATCAGGGTCGTCACCATTGCCCCCGGCACCATGGAAACCCCGATGCTGGCCGGCCTCCCCGAGGAAACCCGCACGGTCCTGGAACAGCAGATCCCACACCCGTCCCGCCTCGGCAAACCGTCGGAGTACGCCGCCCTGGTCCGCCACATCCTCGACAACCAACTCCTCAACGGCGAGGTAATCCGCCTCGACGGAGCCCTCCGCATGCCCCCACGCTGA
- a CDS encoding S1 family peptidase, with product MNLSPLRRTTALLAAAGLAAAGLLASQASAAPVNPSALSAAAITSTLSKDATIPGTAWETAPDGRIIVSYDDTVTGAKLSKLTGVTKQFGQRVTLEKMKGKLTKYIAGGDAIYGGQYRCSLGFNVRSGSTYYFLTAGHCGNIASSWYSNSAKTTLLGTTYGSSFPGNDYAIVQYSSSYTNHPGTVDLYNGSSQDITSAGNATVGQAVKRSGSTTGVHSGSVTGLNATVNYAEGTVSGLIRTNVCAEGGDSGGALFAGTVALGLTSGGSGNCTSGGTTYFQPVTEALSRYGVSVY from the coding sequence ATGAACCTGTCCCCACTCCGCCGTACCACCGCCCTCCTGGCCGCGGCCGGGCTGGCCGCCGCCGGACTGCTGGCGTCGCAGGCGTCGGCCGCACCGGTCAACCCGTCCGCGCTGTCCGCGGCGGCGATCACGTCCACGCTGAGCAAGGACGCGACCATCCCGGGTACGGCCTGGGAGACCGCTCCGGACGGCCGGATCATCGTGTCGTACGACGACACCGTGACCGGTGCGAAGCTGTCCAAGCTGACCGGTGTGACCAAGCAGTTCGGTCAGCGGGTCACGCTGGAGAAGATGAAGGGCAAGCTGACCAAGTACATCGCCGGTGGTGACGCCATCTACGGCGGCCAGTACCGGTGCTCGCTCGGTTTCAACGTACGCAGTGGCAGCACGTACTACTTCCTGACCGCTGGTCACTGCGGCAACATCGCATCCAGCTGGTACTCGAACTCCGCCAAGACCACGCTGCTCGGTACCACGTACGGATCGAGCTTCCCCGGGAACGACTACGCGATCGTGCAGTACAGCTCGTCGTACACGAACCACCCCGGCACGGTCGACCTGTACAACGGCTCCTCGCAGGACATCACGTCCGCCGGCAACGCGACCGTCGGCCAGGCGGTCAAGCGCAGCGGTAGCACCACCGGCGTACACAGCGGCAGCGTCACCGGCCTGAACGCCACGGTGAACTACGCCGAAGGCACCGTCAGCGGCCTGATCCGCACCAACGTCTGCGCCGAAGGCGGCGACTCCGGCGGCGCGCTCTTCGCCGGCACCGTAGCCCTCGGCCTCACCTCCGGCGGCTCCGGCAACTGCACCTCCGGCGGCACGACCTACTTCCAGCCCGTAACCGAAGCCCTGTCCCGCTACGGCGTCAGCGTCTACTGA
- a CDS encoding acyl-CoA dehydrogenase family protein — protein MTVDRLLPTDESVDLLALVRDLCEHELAPYAAKAEESETFPRDAFRTLGKAGLLGLPYPEQYGGAEQPYEVYLQMLEEIASAWMSVGVGVSVHTMTSYGLATFGSDEQKARLLPDMVGGELLGAYALSEPQAGSDISSMTTRAVRDGDSYVLNGTKAWISHGPYADFFTTFARTSDDPKHGISAFHVPAGTAGLSFGAPERKMGLTGSTTTLVNYDDVRIPAANRIGAEGDGMRIALSALDSGRLGIAACAIGLGQAALDLATAYARERQQFGQSIAEFQGVQFLLADMAAAVESGRATYLHAARRRDLGRTFTREAAIAKLVCTDAAMKVTTDAVQVLGGYGYTREFPAERYMREAKVTQIFEGTNQIQRLVISRDLLRGV, from the coding sequence ATGACGGTCGACCGACTCCTGCCCACTGACGAATCCGTTGATCTGCTCGCGCTGGTGCGTGACCTGTGTGAGCACGAACTCGCCCCGTACGCGGCGAAGGCCGAAGAGAGCGAGACCTTCCCGCGGGACGCGTTCCGTACGCTCGGCAAGGCCGGTCTGCTCGGCCTGCCCTACCCGGAGCAGTACGGCGGCGCGGAGCAGCCGTACGAGGTGTACCTGCAGATGCTCGAGGAGATCGCGTCCGCCTGGATGTCGGTCGGGGTCGGCGTCTCGGTGCACACGATGACGAGCTACGGGCTGGCGACGTTCGGTAGCGACGAACAGAAGGCGCGGCTGCTGCCGGACATGGTCGGCGGCGAGCTCCTCGGCGCGTACGCGCTGTCCGAACCGCAGGCGGGTTCCGACATCAGCTCGATGACCACGCGGGCGGTCCGGGACGGTGATTCGTACGTGCTGAACGGGACCAAGGCGTGGATCAGCCACGGGCCGTACGCGGACTTCTTCACCACCTTCGCGCGTACGTCGGATGATCCGAAGCACGGGATCTCCGCGTTCCACGTGCCCGCTGGTACGGCCGGGCTGAGCTTCGGCGCGCCGGAGCGGAAGATGGGGCTGACCGGGTCGACCACGACGCTGGTGAACTACGACGACGTACGGATTCCGGCGGCGAACCGGATCGGGGCCGAGGGCGACGGGATGCGGATCGCGTTGTCCGCGCTCGACTCCGGGCGGCTCGGGATCGCCGCGTGCGCGATCGGTCTCGGTCAGGCGGCGCTCGACCTCGCGACCGCGTACGCGCGGGAGCGGCAGCAGTTCGGGCAGTCGATCGCCGAGTTCCAAGGGGTGCAGTTCCTGCTCGCGGACATGGCCGCGGCGGTCGAGTCCGGGCGCGCTACGTACCTGCACGCCGCGCGCCGGCGGGACCTCGGCCGGACGTTCACCCGGGAGGCGGCGATCGCGAAGCTGGTCTGTACGGACGCCGCGATGAAGGTCACCACCGACGCGGTCCAGGTGCTCGGTGGGTACGGTTACACCCGGGAGTTCCCGGCCGAGCGGTACATGCGCGAGGCCAAGGTGACCCAGATCTTCGAAGGTACGAACCAGATCCAGCGGTTGGTCATCAGCCGCGACCTGTTGCGGGGCGTGTGA
- a CDS encoding S1 family peptidase — translation MRSLRRAAALVVAAGLTLAAAVPASADPVKPPKLSARAITATLNDQIHTAGTAWMTKPDGTVVVSYDPTVTGTKLTKLTGLTKQLGSNVTLEKLPGKLQKYISGGMATYGGEYKCTVGFNVQRRGKYYFLTAGHCGVDAARWYQDPNHRVYAGAVHHASYPWNDYALVVYRTDIKMKTPGGSVYLYNGRSQDITKAMTPGVGQLVYRSGATSGLHSGRVTGLNAVVNYGDGRVAGLIRTNVCAEQGDSGGPLFYRQWAFGLTSGGSGDCKSGGVTYFQPVVEALNAYGVYIY, via the coding sequence ATGAGATCTCTTCGACGCGCCGCGGCGCTGGTGGTGGCCGCCGGTCTCACCCTGGCCGCTGCCGTACCGGCCAGCGCGGACCCGGTGAAGCCGCCCAAGCTGTCCGCCCGGGCGATCACGGCGACGCTGAACGACCAGATCCACACCGCCGGTACGGCCTGGATGACCAAACCGGACGGCACCGTGGTCGTTTCGTACGATCCGACCGTCACCGGCACGAAGCTGACGAAGCTGACCGGTCTGACCAAGCAGCTCGGTTCGAACGTCACGCTGGAGAAGCTGCCGGGCAAGCTGCAGAAGTACATCAGCGGCGGGATGGCCACGTACGGCGGTGAGTACAAGTGCACCGTGGGCTTCAACGTGCAGCGGCGCGGGAAGTACTACTTCCTCACCGCCGGTCACTGCGGCGTTGACGCGGCACGCTGGTACCAGGACCCGAACCACCGGGTGTACGCCGGCGCGGTGCACCACGCCAGCTACCCGTGGAACGACTACGCGCTGGTCGTGTACCGCACCGACATCAAGATGAAGACGCCGGGCGGCAGCGTGTACCTGTACAACGGGCGCTCGCAGGACATCACCAAGGCGATGACACCGGGTGTCGGACAGCTGGTGTACCGCTCCGGTGCGACCAGCGGCCTGCACAGCGGGCGGGTCACCGGGCTGAACGCGGTCGTGAACTACGGCGACGGGCGCGTGGCCGGCCTGATCCGTACCAACGTGTGCGCCGAGCAGGGCGACTCCGGCGGGCCGCTGTTCTACCGGCAGTGGGCGTTCGGGCTGACGTCCGGTGGTTCGGGCGACTGCAAGAGCGGTGGCGTGACCTACTTCCAGCCGGTGGTGGAAGCCCTCAACGCGTACGGCGTGTACATCTACTGA
- a CDS encoding TetR/AcrR family transcriptional regulator, protein MTTVVPGRRTRRQSELLDRLLSLFLEQGFSRFTLDDLAAELRCSKTTLYALARSKEQLAVEVVKHYFKNATAQVESAVARQTRHDRRIAAYLNAVADALRPASRTFLDDVATFAPARSVYERNTRIAAERVRQLIEDGINSKTFRQVDIAFAAEMIAHTMQAIQRGDIARRTGLNDAEAYRELASFVLHSLRLD, encoded by the coding sequence ATGACAACAGTCGTTCCGGGGCGGCGTACCCGCCGACAGTCCGAGCTCCTCGACCGGCTCCTGTCGCTGTTCCTCGAGCAGGGGTTCAGCCGGTTCACCCTGGATGACCTGGCCGCCGAGCTGCGCTGCAGCAAGACCACCCTGTACGCGCTCGCGCGGAGCAAGGAGCAGCTCGCCGTCGAGGTGGTGAAGCACTACTTCAAGAATGCCACCGCCCAGGTGGAGTCGGCGGTCGCCCGGCAGACCCGGCACGACCGGCGGATCGCCGCGTACCTGAACGCGGTCGCGGACGCGCTCCGGCCGGCCAGCCGGACCTTCCTCGACGACGTGGCCACGTTCGCCCCGGCCCGGTCGGTGTACGAGCGGAACACCCGGATCGCCGCCGAACGGGTCCGGCAGCTGATCGAGGACGGGATCAACAGCAAGACCTTCCGGCAGGTCGACATCGCGTTCGCGGCCGAGATGATCGCGCACACGATGCAGGCGATCCAGCGCGGCGACATCGCCCGTCGTACCGGGCTGAACGACGCCGAGGCGTACCGCGAGCTGGCGTCCTTCGTCCTGCACTCCCTGCGCCTCGACTGA
- the cysS gene encoding cysteine--tRNA ligase: protein MTLRLYDTATAAVRDFVPVQPGQVGIYHCGLTVQGAPHVGHIYKEVVFDVLRRWLERSGYEVTVIANVTDIEDKILAKSAERGVPWWAHAYEFERELHWAYDVLGCRPPTYEPRATGHIPEMLEMIEQLIERGHAYVAPDGSGDVYFDVRSWPEYGALSHQRIDDMEAAEDADPRGKRDPRDFALWKGYVEGTPRTASWPTPWGRGRPGWHLECSAMAGKYLGTEFDIHGGGLDLRFPHHENELAQSTAVGQKFARFWMHNALVTTAGEKMSKSMGNSAVVRNVVERVRPLELRYYLVQSHYRSVVEFSFEALEEAAKSFQRIEGFVTRAAEVTGGVDPAGELPADFVTAMDDDLGTPAAIAVLHNTVRDGNKLVADGDSAALREALAAVRGMLVVLGLDPLSEPWVSRAGGSDELTEVVDGLVKALLEQRQAARGRKDYAAADAVRDRLKALGVVVEDTPQGPRWSLATTDEGS from the coding sequence GTGACACTTCGCTTGTACGACACCGCGACAGCAGCAGTGCGAGATTTCGTGCCGGTCCAGCCGGGCCAGGTCGGGATCTACCACTGTGGGCTGACGGTGCAGGGTGCGCCGCACGTCGGGCACATCTACAAGGAAGTGGTCTTCGACGTCCTCCGCCGCTGGCTGGAGCGGTCCGGGTACGAGGTCACCGTGATCGCGAACGTGACCGACATCGAGGACAAGATCCTGGCCAAGTCGGCCGAGCGCGGCGTCCCGTGGTGGGCGCACGCGTACGAGTTCGAGCGCGAGCTGCACTGGGCGTACGACGTGCTCGGCTGCCGCCCGCCGACGTACGAGCCGCGCGCCACCGGGCACATCCCGGAGATGCTCGAGATGATCGAGCAGCTGATCGAGCGCGGGCACGCGTACGTGGCGCCGGACGGCTCGGGTGACGTGTACTTCGACGTCCGGTCCTGGCCGGAGTACGGCGCGCTGTCGCACCAGCGGATCGACGACATGGAAGCCGCCGAGGACGCCGACCCGCGGGGCAAACGCGACCCGCGCGACTTCGCCCTGTGGAAGGGCTACGTCGAGGGCACGCCGCGGACCGCCTCCTGGCCGACCCCGTGGGGCCGTGGCCGCCCGGGCTGGCACCTGGAGTGCTCGGCGATGGCGGGCAAGTACCTCGGCACCGAGTTCGACATCCACGGCGGCGGGCTGGACCTGCGGTTCCCGCACCACGAGAACGAGCTGGCCCAGTCGACCGCGGTCGGGCAGAAGTTCGCCCGGTTCTGGATGCACAACGCGCTCGTCACCACGGCCGGCGAGAAGATGTCGAAGTCGATGGGCAACAGCGCCGTCGTCCGCAACGTGGTCGAGCGGGTCCGCCCGCTCGAGCTGCGCTACTACCTGGTGCAGTCGCACTACCGGTCGGTGGTGGAGTTCTCGTTCGAGGCGCTGGAGGAGGCGGCGAAGAGCTTCCAGCGGATCGAAGGTTTCGTCACCCGGGCCGCCGAGGTGACCGGCGGGGTCGATCCCGCGGGCGAGCTGCCGGCCGACTTCGTCACGGCGATGGACGACGACCTGGGTACGCCGGCCGCGATCGCGGTTCTGCACAACACCGTCCGCGACGGGAACAAACTGGTCGCCGACGGTGACTCGGCGGCGCTGCGCGAGGCGCTGGCGGCGGTCCGGGGCATGCTCGTGGTGCTCGGGCTGGACCCGCTGTCGGAGCCGTGGGTTTCGCGGGCCGGTGGCAGCGACGAGCTCACCGAGGTGGTCGACGGGCTGGTCAAGGCGCTGCTGGAGCAGCGGCAGGCCGCGCGCGGCCGCAAGGACTACGCCGCCGCGGACGCCGTCCGCGACCGGTTGAAGGCGCTCGGCGTCGTCGTCGAGGACACCCCGCAGGGGCCGCGATGGTCCCTCGCAACTACAGACGAAGGAAGCTGA
- the rlmB gene encoding 23S rRNA (guanosine(2251)-2'-O)-methyltransferase RlmB, with amino-acid sequence MPGSSQRKGAIRKKPRGNPTAGSGGRVRRGLEGKGPTPKAVDRVKHPAHKRAKAAERAKDREQRGRRPARKDNDASVEWVYGRNPVVEALRAGVPASALHVAEGTERDARLREALLVAVETGVSVLEVPRTELDRVTAGGAHQGVALQIPPYEYAHPDDLLQRAYDAGEVPLIVALDGVTDPRNLGAITRSAAAFGAHGVVVPERRTASMSASAWKTSAGAAARIPVARAGNLNRALKSYKDAGLLVIGLDMNGAVDLPEFEAATEPIVLVIGSEGKGLARLVRENCDLIVSIPMTTATESLNAGIAAGVTLYEISRRRATES; translated from the coding sequence GTGCCAGGCAGTAGCCAGCGCAAGGGTGCCATCCGGAAGAAGCCGCGGGGCAACCCGACGGCCGGGTCCGGGGGCCGGGTCCGCCGCGGTCTCGAGGGCAAGGGCCCGACGCCGAAGGCGGTCGACCGGGTCAAGCACCCCGCGCACAAGCGGGCCAAGGCGGCCGAGCGGGCCAAGGATCGCGAGCAGCGCGGCCGTCGCCCGGCCCGCAAGGACAACGACGCCAGCGTCGAGTGGGTCTACGGGCGGAACCCGGTGGTCGAGGCGCTGCGGGCCGGCGTACCGGCGTCGGCGCTGCACGTCGCCGAGGGCACCGAGCGGGACGCCCGGCTGCGCGAGGCGCTGCTGGTCGCGGTCGAGACCGGTGTCTCGGTGCTCGAGGTGCCGCGTACGGAGCTCGACCGGGTCACCGCCGGTGGCGCGCATCAGGGCGTCGCGCTGCAGATCCCGCCGTACGAGTACGCGCATCCGGACGACCTGCTGCAGCGGGCGTACGACGCGGGCGAGGTGCCGCTGATCGTCGCGCTCGACGGTGTCACCGACCCGCGCAACCTGGGCGCCATCACCCGGTCGGCGGCTGCCTTCGGGGCGCACGGCGTGGTCGTACCCGAGCGCCGGACCGCGTCGATGTCCGCGTCGGCCTGGAAGACGTCCGCCGGCGCCGCCGCCCGTATCCCGGTCGCCCGCGCCGGGAACCTGAACCGCGCGCTCAAGTCCTACAAGGACGCCGGCCTGCTGGTGATCGGCCTGGACATGAACGGCGCCGTCGACCTGCCCGAGTTCGAGGCGGCGACCGAGCCGATCGTCCTGGTGATCGGTTCCGAAGGCAAAGGCCTGGCCCGCCTGGTCCGGGAGAACTGCGACCTGATCGTCTCGATCCCGATGACCACCGCCACCGAATCCCTCAACGCCGGCATAGCCGCCGGCGTAACCCTCTACGAAATCTCCCGCCGCCGCGCCACCGAGAGCTGA
- a CDS encoding sialidase family protein, which yields MTTTRSRLLLSAAVILATSAVVAQSSATGVSAAVPVSGTSPLQAGCGAGPADGYTLYPNTEVQPHLAVDPKHPSHLVTAYQQDRWNRYGSNGAVTSVSNDGGASWHRSAALPPFSACTGGAYDVTTDHWLTITPSGAAIAASFSLSRDGEITAMQVARSGDGGEHWADAVTLQRDTTSKLFNDRPAVTADPYHPGVVYTVWDRVEDTSTDSAEHSVQPVYLSKSTDDGRTWSKAKKIYDVPDNTGTIGTVLTPLADGTLLIGMHYLTATAGATQVIRSTDGGATWSKPTLNAPAPLAVTTRIPDPDGGSDPIRNASLPLLAAQPGTKVVHATWQSQAADGTFHVAYARSADSGKTWSAPARVDKTPKGSAAVPAIAVSSDGTAAITYYDFRNNTADSSLPTDFWAITCKSACTTAGSWTEKHLEGPFDARKVPATSSGRMLGDYTGLVSTGKSFVAVYSVATGNTNNPVDLHSTTF from the coding sequence TTGACGACTACCCGTTCTCGGCTGCTGCTTTCGGCCGCGGTCATCCTGGCTACTTCCGCCGTCGTCGCGCAGTCCAGCGCGACCGGTGTTTCCGCCGCGGTTCCGGTCTCCGGTACCAGCCCGCTGCAGGCCGGCTGTGGCGCCGGCCCGGCCGACGGCTACACGCTCTACCCGAACACCGAGGTCCAGCCGCACCTCGCCGTCGACCCGAAACACCCGTCGCATCTGGTCACCGCGTACCAGCAGGACCGCTGGAACCGGTACGGCAGCAACGGCGCGGTCACCTCCGTCTCGAACGACGGGGGCGCGAGCTGGCACCGGTCCGCGGCACTGCCCCCGTTCTCTGCCTGCACAGGCGGGGCGTACGACGTCACCACCGACCACTGGCTCACGATCACACCATCGGGCGCGGCGATCGCGGCCTCGTTCTCACTGTCCCGCGACGGCGAGATCACCGCGATGCAGGTCGCCCGCTCCGGCGACGGCGGCGAGCATTGGGCCGACGCGGTGACCCTGCAACGCGACACCACCTCGAAGCTGTTCAACGACCGCCCGGCCGTCACCGCGGACCCGTACCACCCCGGCGTCGTGTACACGGTGTGGGACCGCGTCGAGGACACCTCCACCGACAGCGCGGAGCATTCGGTGCAGCCGGTCTACCTGTCCAAGTCGACCGACGACGGCCGTACCTGGTCCAAAGCGAAGAAGATCTACGACGTACCGGACAACACCGGCACCATCGGCACGGTGCTGACCCCGCTCGCGGACGGCACCTTGCTGATCGGCATGCACTACCTCACCGCGACAGCAGGCGCCACGCAGGTGATCCGCTCCACCGACGGCGGCGCGACCTGGTCGAAGCCGACGCTGAACGCACCGGCCCCACTCGCAGTCACCACCCGCATCCCGGACCCGGACGGCGGCAGCGACCCGATCCGCAATGCCAGCTTGCCTTTGCTAGCTGCTCAACCCGGGACCAAGGTCGTACACGCCACCTGGCAGAGCCAAGCCGCCGACGGTACGTTCCACGTGGCGTACGCCCGCTCAGCCGACAGCGGCAAGACCTGGTCCGCTCCGGCGCGTGTGGACAAGACCCCGAAGGGCTCGGCGGCCGTACCGGCAATCGCCGTTTCGTCCGACGGGACAGCCGCGATCACGTACTACGACTTCCGCAACAACACCGCCGACTCGAGCCTGCCGACGGACTTCTGGGCCATCACCTGCAAGTCGGCCTGCACCACGGCCGGCTCTTGGACCGAGAAGCACCTCGAAGGACCGTTCGACGCACGCAAGGTACCGGCAACCAGCTCCGGCCGAATGCTCGGCGACTACACCGGCCTGGTCTCCACCGGTAAGTCCTTCGTAGCCGTCTACAGCGTCGCCACCGGCAACACCAACAACCCGGTAGACCTGCACAGCACCACCTTCTGA
- a CDS encoding lysozyme — protein sequence MKSALFTGAAVTLGLILASIGSAQANAASPADAGSRAAAHQPTAQARQHGIEKAGDAYMGWLANNSMTPAAAAPAVMAPAATVEGIDVASHQGNVDWTAQWNAGRRFAYVKATEGNYYTNPYFAQQYNGSYNVGMIRGAYHFATPNDSSGANQATYFVAHGGGWSRDGKTLPGALDIEYNPYGATCYGLSASAMVSWIRDFANTYKAKTGRDVPIYTNLDWWTRCTGNSTAFNTTNPLWVAKYASSPGTLPGGWGFHTIWQYSSTPIDQDRFNGDMSRLQALANG from the coding sequence GTGAAGTCCGCCCTTTTCACGGGTGCCGCCGTCACTCTTGGCCTGATCCTGGCCTCGATCGGCTCCGCCCAAGCAAACGCCGCAAGCCCTGCCGACGCAGGTAGCCGTGCCGCCGCCCACCAGCCCACCGCCCAGGCCCGTCAGCACGGGATCGAGAAGGCCGGCGACGCGTACATGGGCTGGCTGGCCAACAACTCCATGACGCCCGCTGCCGCCGCCCCGGCCGTGATGGCGCCCGCCGCGACCGTCGAAGGCATCGACGTCGCGAGTCACCAGGGAAACGTCGACTGGACCGCGCAGTGGAACGCCGGCCGGCGGTTCGCGTACGTGAAGGCGACCGAAGGCAACTACTACACGAACCCGTACTTCGCCCAGCAGTACAACGGGTCCTACAACGTCGGGATGATCCGCGGCGCCTACCACTTCGCCACCCCGAACGACTCCAGCGGCGCCAACCAGGCCACGTACTTCGTGGCTCACGGTGGTGGCTGGTCCAGGGACGGCAAGACCCTGCCCGGCGCGCTCGACATCGAGTACAACCCGTACGGCGCGACCTGCTACGGGCTGAGTGCATCCGCGATGGTCAGCTGGATCAGGGACTTCGCCAACACCTACAAGGCCAAGACCGGTCGTGACGTACCGATCTACACCAACCTGGACTGGTGGACCCGCTGCACCGGCAACAGCACCGCGTTCAACACCACCAACCCGCTGTGGGTGGCGAAGTACGCGTCCTCGCCGGGCACGCTGCCTGGTGGCTGGGGCTTCCACACCATCTGGCAGTACAGCTCGACACCGATCGACCAGGACAGGTTCAACGGGGACATGTCCCGGCTGCAGGCACTGGCCAACGGCTAA
- a CDS encoding GNAT family N-acetyltransferase, whose protein sequence is MSYSLPIETDRLTLRRYVEDDYDDLLKLQSNPDVTRFLLYDVRTPEQVKQALTGRLADVPMDTDGQALTAAVIRRDTGQHVGEVTLFVNNAEQRTGELGYVFHPESHGHGYAAEAAVELLRLGFEELGMHRIIARLDYRNTGSVKLLQRLGLREEAHFVRNEYLKGEWTDELVFAMLADEWNKRS, encoded by the coding sequence GTGAGCTACTCGCTGCCGATCGAGACCGACCGACTGACTCTGCGCCGGTACGTCGAGGACGACTATGACGACCTGCTGAAACTGCAGTCCAACCCTGATGTGACCCGTTTCCTGCTCTACGACGTACGTACGCCAGAGCAGGTGAAACAAGCACTCACCGGCCGGCTGGCCGACGTCCCGATGGACACGGACGGACAGGCGCTCACCGCTGCTGTGATCCGGCGGGACACCGGTCAGCATGTCGGTGAGGTCACGCTGTTCGTGAACAACGCCGAGCAGCGCACCGGCGAGCTCGGGTACGTGTTCCACCCCGAGTCACACGGCCACGGGTACGCGGCCGAGGCTGCGGTCGAGCTGCTCCGGCTCGGGTTCGAGGAGCTCGGGATGCACCGGATCATCGCCCGGCTGGACTACCGGAACACCGGCTCGGTGAAGCTGCTGCAGCGCCTCGGCCTGCGCGAAGAGGCGCATTTCGTCCGGAACGAGTACCTGAAGGGCGAGTGGACCGACGAACTGGTCTTCGCCATGCTCGCCGACGAGTGGAACAAACGCTCGTAA